In one Gopherus evgoodei ecotype Sinaloan lineage chromosome 1, rGopEvg1_v1.p, whole genome shotgun sequence genomic region, the following are encoded:
- the LOC115644471 gene encoding natural killer cells antigen CD94-like — MKDKIICETSRSSSRKPASYQRATKNATEMNEQAVIYADLKFQTPSKKQKKKTPKNTRDKDVYSSALAPAWRLIAGILGISCLALLIAVGVLAANVFQISLVPCRQQYNLTQHWEIIQGKNGNLPMALNRKDTGWKFLCPENWFPHGEKCYHFSTESKPWLESRKACSSHGSRLLLIENKEELDFIRLLATFSWIGLSRDKTDRPWMWVNGTAFSTDQFAVKKGYIDGNCARVTSGELSSGPCKDENRYICEQLVFLPKPDISASDG, encoded by the exons AATGCAACAGAAATGAATGAGCAGGCAGTGATCTATGCAGACCTGAAATTTCAAACTCCTTCCAAGAAGCAGAAGAAAAAGACACCTAAGAACACCAGGGACAAAGATGTTT attctTCTGCTCTGGCTCCTGCATGGAGGCTCATAGCAGGGATtttggggatctcttgcttgGCTTTGCTCATAGCAGTGGGGGTCTTGGCTGCGAATG TTTTTCAGATCTCCCTTGTACCATGTAGACAGCAATATAACCTCACCCAGCACTGGGAAATTATCCAAGGTAAGAACGGAAACCTGCCAATGGCTTTAAACAGGAAAGATACAG GGTGGAAGTTTCTTTGTCCAGAAAATTGGTTTCCCCATGGAGAGAAATGTTACCACTTTTCTACTGAATCCAAACCTTGGCTGGAGAGTCGAAAGGCCTGCTCTTCTCATGGCTCCAGACTCCTCCTGATAGAAAACAAAGAAGAGCTG GATTTCATAAGACTTCTCGCAACTTTTAGCTGGATAGGATTATCACGTGATAAGACTGACAGGCCCTGGATGTGGGTGAATGGCACAGCTTTCTCCACCGACCA GTTTGCAGTAAAGAAAGGATACATTGATGGTAATTGTGCACGTGTCACAAGTGGAGAGCTCTCCTCTGGTCCATGCAAAGATGAAAACCGCTATATTTGTGAGCAGCTGGTTTTTTTGCCAAAGCCTGACATATCGGCATCAGATGGATAA